A single genomic interval of Saccharothrix saharensis harbors:
- a CDS encoding ABC transporter ATP-binding protein — translation MLTVTSVSRSFGDHRVLDGVSFEVRPGRMTGFLGANGSGKTTTMRIVLGVLAAHGGTVAWHGSPVTGAVRQRFGYMPEERGLYPKMGVAEQIAWLGRLHGLDAAAARRNTERLLDQLELGHRAEDKLEELSLGNQQRAQVAAALVHDPVMLILDEPFSGLDPIAVETVLGVLRERAANGVPVLFSSHQLSVVERLCDDVVIISGGRVTAAGARDELRARYGTTRFELVVASDAGWVRDVPGVRVVDVDGPRVVFEPDGVADVDQVVLEAALRRGPVRGFTPVVPTLDEIFMEAI, via the coding sequence ATGTTGACAGTCACGTCGGTCAGCCGGAGCTTCGGCGACCACCGGGTCCTGGACGGGGTGTCGTTCGAGGTCCGGCCCGGCCGCATGACCGGGTTCCTGGGCGCGAACGGGTCCGGCAAGACCACCACCATGCGCATCGTCCTCGGCGTCCTGGCCGCGCACGGCGGCACGGTCGCCTGGCACGGCTCGCCGGTGACCGGCGCGGTGCGGCAGCGGTTCGGGTACATGCCCGAGGAGCGCGGCCTGTACCCGAAGATGGGCGTGGCCGAGCAGATCGCCTGGCTCGGCCGGCTGCACGGCCTGGACGCCGCCGCCGCGCGCCGCAACACCGAACGCCTGCTCGACCAGCTCGAACTGGGCCACCGGGCCGAGGACAAGCTCGAGGAGCTGTCGCTGGGCAACCAGCAGCGCGCGCAGGTCGCCGCCGCGCTGGTGCACGACCCCGTGATGCTGATCCTGGACGAGCCGTTCTCCGGGCTGGACCCGATCGCGGTCGAGACGGTGCTGGGCGTGCTGCGGGAGCGGGCCGCGAACGGCGTGCCCGTGCTGTTCTCCAGCCACCAGCTGTCGGTCGTGGAACGGCTGTGCGACGACGTGGTGATCATCTCCGGCGGGCGGGTCACGGCCGCCGGCGCGCGGGACGAGCTGCGCGCCCGGTACGGCACGACCCGGTTCGAGCTGGTCGTGGCGTCCGACGCGGGCTGGGTGCGGGACGTGCCGGGCGTGCGGGTGGTCGACGTCGACGGGCCGCGCGTGGTGTTCGAGCCCGACGGCGTCGCCGACGTGGACCAGGTGGTCCTGGAGGCCGCGTTGCGCCGCGGTCCGGTGCGCGGCTTCACGCCCGTGGTGCCCACGCTCGACGAGATCTTCATGGAGGCGATCTGA